A region from the Streptomyces tsukubensis genome encodes:
- a CDS encoding SGNH/GDSL hydrolase family protein: protein MKIRHGAAWFGSALLIAAAAVPAGAAGRADSARPAAETTAAPSTSPTVKAEAPAAPDRRAAAPPVTGGGPQTITFSEFPVGTPMGNQYHLRGIAFSGAGGGGTPFISNDAANPGAPVLSGTPQFQGAIQGQFIKPGGKPRTVGQFGLTVGYINEPNSVVVTAHDLQGKEIARKSVDRTGIVPVVLKVKGIASFRVQPTAGEPAGFAIDNVSYFQPEVLVGLGDSYSSGEANPPYVKGTEVKTGNGCHRSLNAWPVRLAKGNKVVKRAKHYACSGALTGALYGKFKTEEAQLKMVGKLTGNDEPGVVTISMGGNDLGFAEVIEACVKPWQKCLGDQGAVAAAKQRLPVLSARLKGHYEAVQKAAPNATVLVVGYPRLFPETEKEEDCSWLSEAERVELNALGAQVNSVLAARATEAGVHFVDVQNSTDNHEICTDNVSWFWGIARGDQQEAHPVLEGQKAIEATVRAYLDKLAAPTA from the coding sequence ATGAAAATCCGTCATGGAGCGGCCTGGTTCGGGTCCGCTCTGCTGATCGCCGCGGCGGCCGTGCCCGCCGGCGCGGCGGGGCGGGCCGACAGCGCCCGCCCGGCGGCCGAGACCACGGCCGCACCCTCCACCAGTCCCACCGTGAAGGCGGAGGCACCGGCCGCGCCGGACCGCCGTGCCGCCGCGCCACCGGTCACCGGCGGCGGCCCGCAGACCATCACGTTCTCGGAATTCCCCGTCGGGACACCGATGGGGAACCAGTACCATCTGCGCGGTATCGCCTTCAGTGGCGCCGGCGGGGGCGGTACTCCCTTCATCAGCAATGACGCGGCGAACCCGGGCGCGCCCGTGCTCTCCGGAACCCCGCAGTTCCAGGGCGCGATCCAGGGCCAGTTCATCAAGCCCGGCGGCAAGCCCAGGACCGTCGGACAGTTCGGGCTGACCGTCGGCTACATCAACGAACCGAACTCGGTCGTCGTGACCGCGCACGACCTCCAGGGCAAGGAGATCGCCCGGAAGTCCGTGGACCGGACCGGGATCGTGCCGGTCGTCCTGAAGGTCAAGGGCATCGCGTCGTTCCGGGTCCAGCCGACGGCGGGCGAGCCGGCCGGATTCGCCATCGACAACGTCAGCTACTTCCAGCCCGAGGTGCTGGTGGGCCTCGGTGACTCGTACTCCTCGGGCGAGGCCAACCCGCCGTACGTCAAGGGCACCGAGGTGAAGACCGGCAACGGCTGCCACCGCAGCCTCAACGCCTGGCCGGTGCGGCTCGCCAAGGGCAACAAGGTCGTGAAGCGCGCCAAGCACTACGCCTGCTCGGGAGCCCTGACCGGCGCCCTGTACGGGAAGTTCAAAACGGAGGAAGCCCAGCTCAAGATGGTGGGCAAACTGACGGGCAACGACGAGCCCGGCGTGGTCACCATCAGCATGGGCGGCAATGACCTCGGCTTCGCCGAGGTGATCGAAGCCTGTGTGAAGCCCTGGCAGAAGTGCCTCGGCGACCAGGGCGCGGTGGCCGCGGCGAAGCAGCGGCTCCCGGTGCTCTCCGCCCGGCTGAAGGGCCACTACGAGGCGGTCCAGAAGGCGGCGCCCAATGCGACCGTGCTCGTGGTCGGGTACCCGAGGCTCTTCCCGGAGACCGAGAAGGAGGAGGACTGCTCCTGGCTCAGCGAGGCGGAGCGGGTCGAGCTGAACGCGCTCGGCGCCCAGGTGAACAGCGTCCTCGCCGCCCGGGCCACCGAGGCCGGAGTGCATTTCGTCGACGTCCAGAACTCGACCGACAACCATGAGATCTGCACGGACAACGTTTCGTGGTTCTGGGGCATCGCACGGGGCGACCAGCAGGAGGCGCACCCGGTCCTGGAGGGCCAGAAGGCCATCGAGGCCACGGTCCGCGCCTACCTCGACAAGCTGGCGGCGCCCACCGCCTGA
- a CDS encoding cysteine hydrolase family protein, producing the protein MTRALIVIDVQESFRARPLWKTISDPRIADRVDRLVRLARAAGDLVVWVLHSEPGSGGVFDPASGQVRLMAELERRDDEPLIHKTSHNAFTTTNLQQVLTGHGVREITVCGIRTEQCVETTARVASDLGYRVVFAIDATATNPVAHRDAPADLGVDELLSDPRTLSAEEVIRRTEYALAGRFATIATVAELEEAALQGAR; encoded by the coding sequence ATGACCCGAGCACTGATCGTCATCGACGTCCAGGAATCCTTCCGCGCCCGGCCGCTGTGGAAGACCATCTCCGATCCGCGGATCGCGGACCGGGTGGACCGGCTGGTGCGGCTCGCCCGGGCGGCCGGGGACCTGGTCGTGTGGGTGCTGCACTCGGAGCCCGGCAGCGGCGGCGTCTTCGACCCGGCGAGCGGTCAGGTCCGGCTGATGGCCGAACTGGAGCGCCGGGACGACGAGCCCCTGATCCACAAGACCTCCCACAACGCCTTCACCACCACCAACCTCCAGCAGGTCCTCACCGGGCACGGCGTCCGTGAGATCACCGTCTGCGGTATCCGCACCGAACAGTGCGTGGAGACCACCGCCCGGGTCGCGAGCGACCTCGGCTACCGGGTCGTCTTCGCGATCGACGCCACCGCCACCAACCCCGTCGCCCACCGGGACGCCCCCGCCGACCTGGGCGTCGACGAGCTGCTCTCCGACCCCCGTACCCTGAGCGCCGAAGAGGTCATCCGGCGGACCGAGTACGCCCTCGCCGGACGCTTCGCCACCATCGCCACCGTCGCGGAACTGGAAGAGGCCGCCCTGCAGGGGGCACGATGA
- a CDS encoding DUF5933 domain-containing protein has product MLWTAVAVVALGFLVALEIAARNFDAPGPITTQAREAVFAPASGPLLYASMALMMVVLTWRQRFIAFGTAVGIDLVFALVRWPLGAEQGYGNGALWVILGVAVFALLRRTGPERILLLKGVGLGLLLVAGRKTGDAWLLITFKTRPEVLDQYLVVADQALGSPSWVVGRMVEATGSVGAGFLDWVYVQLAVAAVVAALYQLRNVATERRFPTHHLVRTFLVVGLLGPGIYMIFPVVGPVYAFGADGGSWALASVWPDAQPSITTPQWMPFDEITPRNCMPSLHTAWATVIYIHTRNSPRLLRYAGTFWLIFTLAATLGFGYHYGLDLVAGVVFTLTIEAGLRGFDRGWDRSATLFVGYGTAVFVAFLVSYRFLSMPMADYPWLFGPLLILAMVSVIYAYVRTTRRWATPAAEPAKQTTERAPEPELV; this is encoded by the coding sequence GTGCTGTGGACCGCGGTGGCGGTGGTGGCCCTCGGCTTCCTCGTCGCACTGGAGATCGCCGCGCGGAACTTCGACGCGCCGGGACCGATCACCACCCAGGCGCGCGAGGCGGTCTTCGCCCCCGCCTCGGGACCGCTGCTCTACGCCAGCATGGCGCTGATGATGGTGGTCCTCACCTGGCGGCAGCGATTCATCGCGTTCGGAACCGCGGTCGGTATCGACCTCGTCTTCGCCCTGGTGCGGTGGCCGCTCGGTGCGGAGCAGGGCTACGGCAACGGCGCCCTGTGGGTGATCCTGGGCGTCGCGGTCTTCGCGCTCCTGCGCCGTACCGGACCGGAGCGGATCCTGCTGCTGAAGGGCGTCGGTCTGGGCCTGCTGCTGGTGGCCGGGCGGAAGACCGGTGACGCCTGGCTGCTGATCACCTTCAAGACGCGCCCGGAGGTGCTCGACCAGTATCTGGTCGTCGCCGACCAGGCGCTGGGCAGCCCCTCATGGGTGGTCGGCCGGATGGTCGAGGCCACCGGATCCGTCGGTGCGGGCTTCCTCGACTGGGTCTACGTCCAGCTCGCGGTCGCCGCGGTCGTCGCCGCCCTGTACCAGCTCCGCAACGTGGCGACCGAGCGCCGTTTCCCGACCCACCACCTGGTGCGCACCTTCCTGGTCGTCGGCCTGCTCGGACCCGGCATCTACATGATCTTCCCGGTGGTCGGCCCGGTCTACGCCTTCGGGGCGGACGGCGGATCCTGGGCCCTGGCCAGTGTCTGGCCGGACGCCCAGCCGTCGATCACCACCCCGCAGTGGATGCCGTTCGACGAGATCACCCCGCGCAACTGCATGCCCAGCCTGCACACCGCCTGGGCCACCGTGATCTACATCCACACCCGGAACAGCCCGCGCCTGCTGCGGTACGCGGGTACGTTCTGGCTGATCTTCACGCTCGCCGCGACGCTGGGATTCGGCTACCACTACGGCCTCGACCTCGTCGCCGGAGTGGTGTTCACCCTCACCATCGAGGCCGGACTGCGCGGCTTCGACCGCGGCTGGGACCGGTCCGCGACCCTGTTCGTCGGATACGGTACGGCGGTCTTCGTCGCGTTCCTGGTCTCCTACCGGTTCCTGTCGATGCCGATGGCCGACTACCCGTGGCTGTTCGGACCGCTGCTCATCCTGGCGATGGTCTCCGTGATCTACGCCTATGTCCGCACCACGCGGCGGTGGGCGACGCCGGCCGCCGAGCCGGCGAAGCAGACGACCGAACGGGCACCGGAACCCGAACTGGTCTGA
- a CDS encoding DUF6131 family protein, which yields MIILGLILLIIGLITSLNILWTIGIVLIAIGIVLWVLGALGHAVGGRRHYW from the coding sequence ATGATCATTCTGGGGCTCATTCTACTGATCATCGGGCTGATTACGAGTCTGAACATCCTCTGGACCATCGGGATCGTGCTCATCGCCATCGGCATCGTGCTCTGGGTGCTCGGCGCCCTGGGGCACGCGGTGGGCGGCCGTCGGCACTACTGGTAG